The region GGTTATGAGTGGATTCGGATTGAGGGCAGATATTAATTAGTCTCCATATCATGCGATTAGTATTTTGTCAAGCACTTGTCTTTTTTTGTTACACAAGTTAATATAAAAGATGTAGTCAAGCAAAGGAGCTTGAAAAGTATGGCAATTTTAATGTTATTATTAATGGCGATCGCCCTTACGACAGTATATTTAACTTATGGAGATACTGTTCAAGGATTTATGCAATCCCAGCACCCTGATTATGCTTTAGTGCCTATCCCCGTAGAAACAAGAAATAAGGCACATTTTAACCAATATAGATAATATTTTAAGGTGCGCTGGATATTAACGCCTTAGAGTGATGGGAAGATAACAGTTTTATTCTCAATTATCCCTCTGGATGATGTACAAAGGGTAACGATACTACTTCCCCTTCCACATCATTCACCGTAACTTTTAAACCCTCACCCCCTGCCTTGGTGCGAATATAACCCAGGGTAAATATTCCTTCCGAGGTATCACAATGGCTAGTGATAGTACCTATTTTTTGTCCATCTAAGGTTATGACATCATTTTCGCTCAAATCTACGGAAGAAGGAAATTTGATGCCCCATAATCTTTGTTTAACTCCTTTATAGGTATTTAGCCTAGCAATGGTTTCTTGCCCAATATAACAACCTTTATCGAAAGAAATAGTATCCCATAACCCAGCTTCTAGGGGATTATAATCCGTGGTTAATTCATGGTTAGGGGTGGGTTTTCCCTGTAAAATTCTCAAGGTTTCATACTCTTGATTACCAATGGGGGTAACATTTTTACTGGTTATTTTTTCCCAGACAGTGGAGGCTTTTTCTTGGGGAATGATGAGGGTATAGCCTTTGATTTTTAAACCACTACCCACAACCAATGTTGATTTAACATTATCTATATTCATTGGAAAATGATGGTATTCTGGGGCGTTAAGTTGAGATTCTGTTACCCATTGTGCCAAAATTTCGGGGCTTTTTTCCCCCATGAGGTTAAAAATGGCATATTTACCAGTTAAGTCTTCTAATTTTACCTTATCGAAGGGAAAAATATATCTATCCATCCACTCCATTAAAGGTTTATTTTGTTGCGGTGATGTTAATATTAATAATTCTTCTTCTTGTACTATAACTGTTACTAAATCTATAGTTCTACCTGTAGAATTGACAAAAACACTCATCGCCCCTTCTCCACTTTTTAGGGATTGAATCTTATTTGTGGTTTGATTATGAATAAATGAAAGTCGATCTTCCCCTGATACTTTAATTATACCAACATCGGTGCGATCGCAAAGTGCCACTATATCCAATTCTTGATTGAAAACCATGGAATTATTATTAAAACTAGAGGGGGTATTGTGGGAAGGCAAAAAAATTGCCCCTTGAGCTTTTTGCAAATCCTGTAAACTTGTCATATGTATGATAAAGAATTAATCTATACTTATTATAACAACCAAAGAGAATATAAATTAGTTTAATATAATATAAGTAAAAGTTTTTATTTATACTTTAAA is a window of Cyanobacterium stanieri LEGE 03274 DNA encoding:
- a CDS encoding YgfZ/GcvT domain-containing protein, with product MTSLQDLQKAQGAIFLPSHNTPSSFNNNSMVFNQELDIVALCDRTDVGIIKVSGEDRLSFIHNQTTNKIQSLKSGEGAMSVFVNSTGRTIDLVTVIVQEEELLILTSPQQNKPLMEWMDRYIFPFDKVKLEDLTGKYAIFNLMGEKSPEILAQWVTESQLNAPEYHHFPMNIDNVKSTLVVGSGLKIKGYTLIIPQEKASTVWEKITSKNVTPIGNQEYETLRILQGKPTPNHELTTDYNPLEAGLWDTISFDKGCYIGQETIARLNTYKGVKQRLWGIKFPSSVDLSENDVITLDGQKIGTITSHCDTSEGIFTLGYIRTKAGGEGLKVTVNDVEGEVVSLPFVHHPEG